A genomic region of Candidatus Pseudomonas phytovorans contains the following coding sequences:
- the ppc gene encoding phosphoenolpyruvate carboxylase — MTDIDVRLREDVHVLGELLGETIRQQHGDAFLQKIEDIRHSAKADRRGPGEQLSSTLADLAEEDLLPVARAFNQFLNLANMAEQYQLIRRRDAGQPEPFEACVLPELLARLKQAGHRNDALARQLAKLDIQLVLTAHPTEVARRTLIQKYDAIAGQLAAQDHRDLTPDERQQVRQRLRRLIAEAWHTEEIRRTRPTPVDEAKWGFAVIEHSLWHAIPSHLRKVDKALLDATGLRLPLEAAPIRFASWMGGDRDGNPNVTAAVTREVLLLARWMAADLFLRDIDALAAELSMQQANDAVRERVGESAEPYRAVLKQLRDRLRATRAWAHSALTSSQPASAEVLVDNRDLIAPLELCYQSLHECGMGVIAEGPLLDCLRRAVTFGLFLGRLDVRQDAARHRDALTEITDYLGLGRYADWDEERRIEFLQAELKNRRPLLPAHFRPQADTAEVLATCREVAAAPAASLGSYVISMAGAASDVLAVQLLLKEAGLTRPMRVVPLFETLADLDNAGPVMQRLLGLPGYRAGLRGPQEVMIGYSDSAKDAGTTAAAWAQYRAQENLVRICAEHQVELLLFHGRGGTVGRGGGPAHAAILSQPPGSVAGRFRTTEQGEMIRFKFGLPGIAEQNLNLYLAAVLEATLLPPPPPQPAWREVMDQLAADGVKAYRSVVRDNPDFVEYFRQSTPEQELGRLPLGSRPAKRRAGGIESLRAIPWIFGWTQTRLMLPAWLGWETALSNALARGQGELLAQMREQWPFFRTRIDMLEMVLAKADAQIAEAYDERLVQPHLLPLGAHLRDLLSQSCQVVLGLTGQPVLLAHSPETLEFISLRNTYLDPLHRLQAELLARSRSREAALDSPLEQALLVTVAGIAAGLRNTG, encoded by the coding sequence ATGACCGATATCGATGTGCGTTTGCGTGAAGATGTCCATGTGTTGGGTGAGTTGCTCGGCGAAACCATTCGCCAGCAGCACGGTGATGCGTTCTTGCAGAAAATCGAGGACATCCGCCACAGCGCCAAGGCCGACCGCCGCGGCCCTGGCGAGCAACTGTCCTCGACACTGGCCGACCTTGCCGAGGAAGACTTGCTGCCCGTGGCCAGGGCCTTCAACCAGTTCCTCAACCTGGCCAACATGGCCGAGCAGTACCAGTTGATCCGCCGCCGCGACGCCGGCCAGCCCGAACCCTTCGAGGCCTGTGTGCTGCCCGAGCTACTGGCGCGCCTGAAGCAGGCCGGGCACCGCAACGATGCCCTGGCCCGGCAGCTGGCCAAGCTGGATATCCAGCTGGTGCTCACCGCGCACCCCACCGAGGTGGCCCGCCGCACCTTGATCCAGAAGTACGACGCCATCGCCGGCCAACTGGCAGCCCAGGATCACCGCGACCTGACCCCGGACGAGCGCCAGCAGGTGCGTCAGCGCCTGCGTCGGTTGATTGCCGAGGCCTGGCATACCGAAGAAATCCGCCGCACCCGGCCAACCCCGGTAGACGAAGCCAAGTGGGGCTTCGCGGTGATCGAGCATTCGCTGTGGCACGCCATCCCCAGCCACCTGCGCAAGGTCGACAAGGCCCTGCTGGACGCCACCGGCCTGCGCTTGCCGCTGGAAGCCGCGCCAATCCGCTTTGCCTCGTGGATGGGCGGTGACCGTGATGGCAACCCCAATGTGACTGCCGCCGTCACTCGCGAAGTGCTGTTGCTGGCGCGCTGGATGGCCGCGGACCTGTTCCTGCGTGACATCGATGCACTGGCGGCCGAGTTGTCCATGCAGCAGGCCAACGATGCTGTGCGCGAACGGGTCGGCGAAAGTGCCGAACCCTACCGCGCCGTCCTCAAGCAATTGCGCGACCGCCTGCGGGCAACCCGTGCCTGGGCGCATTCGGCCTTGACCAGCAGCCAACCGGCCAGTGCCGAAGTGCTGGTGGATAACCGCGACCTTATCGCGCCGCTGGAGCTGTGCTACCAGTCGCTGCACGAATGCGGCATGGGCGTGATCGCCGAAGGCCCGCTGCTCGACTGCCTGCGCCGGGCGGTCACCTTCGGCCTGTTCCTCGGGCGCCTGGACGTGCGCCAGGACGCCGCCCGCCACCGTGACGCGCTGACCGAAATCACCGACTACCTCGGCCTGGGTCGCTATGCCGATTGGGACGAAGAGCGCCGCATCGAATTCCTTCAGGCCGAGCTGAAAAACCGCCGCCCGCTTTTGCCCGCGCACTTCAGGCCGCAGGCAGACACCGCCGAGGTGCTGGCAACCTGCCGGGAAGTTGCCGCCGCGCCGGCTGCTTCGCTGGGCTCCTACGTCATTTCCATGGCCGGTGCCGCTTCGGATGTGCTGGCGGTGCAATTGCTGCTCAAGGAAGCCGGGCTGACCCGCCCCATGCGTGTGGTACCCCTGTTCGAAACCCTGGCCGACCTGGACAACGCCGGCCCGGTCATGCAACGCCTGCTCGGCTTGCCGGGCTATCGCGCCGGGCTGCGCGGCCCGCAGGAAGTGATGATCGGCTACTCCGACTCGGCCAAGGACGCCGGCACCACGGCGGCGGCCTGGGCGCAGTACCGGGCCCAGGAAAACCTGGTGCGCATCTGCGCCGAGCACCAGGTCGAACTGCTGCTGTTCCACGGCCGCGGCGGTACGGTAGGCCGCGGTGGCGGCCCGGCCCACGCGGCGATTCTGTCGCAACCGCCGGGGTCGGTGGCGGGTCGTTTCCGTACGACCGAGCAGGGCGAAATGATTCGTTTCAAATTCGGTTTGCCGGGCATCGCCGAGCAAAACCTCAACCTGTACCTGGCCGCTGTGCTCGAAGCGACGCTGTTGCCACCACCACCTCCGCAGCCGGCCTGGCGCGAGGTGATGGACCAGTTGGCTGCCGATGGCGTCAAGGCCTACCGCAGCGTGGTGCGCGACAACCCCGATTTTGTCGAATACTTCCGCCAGTCGACGCCAGAGCAGGAACTGGGGCGCCTGCCACTGGGCAGCCGCCCGGCCAAGCGCCGCGCAGGGGGGATTGAAAGCCTTCGGGCCATCCCGTGGATCTTCGGCTGGACCCAGACCCGGTTGATGCTGCCGGCCTGGCTGGGCTGGGAAACTGCGCTGAGCAACGCCCTGGCCCGTGGCCAAGGTGAGCTGCTGGCGCAGATGCGCGAGCAATGGCCGTTCTTCCGCACCCGCATCGACATGCTGGAAATGGTCCTGGCCAAGGCCGATGCGCAAATTGCCGAGGCCTACGACGAACGTCTGGTGCAACCGCACTTGCTTCCTTTAGGTGCGCACCTGCGCGACCTATTGTCGCAGTCTTGCCAAGTGGTGCTGGGCTTGACCGGCCAGCCGGTGCTACTGGCGCACAGCCCGGAGACGCTGGAATTCATCAGCCTGCGCAACACCTACCTGGACCCGCTGCACCGCCTGCAGGCCGAGTTGCTGGCCCGCTCGCGCAGCCGCGAAGCCGCTCTGGACAGCCCGTTGGAGCAGGCCTTGCTGGTGACCGTGGCGGGTATTGCCGCCGGGTTGCGCAATACCGGCTAA
- the adk gene encoding adenylate kinase: MRVILLGAPGAGKGTQAKFITEKFGIPQISTGDMLRAAVKAGTPLGLELKKVMDAGQLVSDDLIISLVKERIAQPDCANGCLFDGFPRTIPQAEAMVAAGVDIDAVVEIAVDDEEIVGRMAGRRVHLASGRTYHIQYNPPKVEGKDDVTGEDLIQRDDDKEETVRHRLSVYHTQTKPLVDFYQKLSAANAGKPKYSHIEGVGSVDAITAKVLAALS, encoded by the coding sequence ATGCGCGTAATTCTGCTGGGAGCTCCCGGGGCCGGTAAAGGTACTCAGGCAAAGTTCATCACCGAAAAGTTCGGTATTCCACAAATCTCCACCGGTGACATGCTGCGTGCCGCCGTCAAGGCCGGCACCCCGCTGGGCCTGGAACTGAAGAAAGTCATGGATGCCGGCCAGCTGGTTTCCGACGACCTGATCATCAGCCTGGTCAAGGAGCGCATCGCCCAGCCTGATTGCGCCAACGGCTGCCTGTTCGACGGCTTCCCACGCACCATCCCGCAGGCCGAAGCCATGGTCGCTGCCGGTGTCGACATCGACGCTGTGGTCGAAATTGCCGTGGACGACGAAGAAATCGTCGGCCGCATGGCTGGCCGTCGCGTGCACCTGGCTTCGGGCCGCACTTACCACATTCAGTACAACCCGCCGAAAGTGGAAGGCAAGGACGACGTGACTGGCGAAGACCTGATCCAGCGCGACGATGACAAGGAAGAAACCGTCCGTCATCGCCTGTCGGTCTACCACACCCAGACCAAGCCGCTGGTGGACTTCTACCAGAAGCTGTCGGCTGCCAATGCCGGCAAGCCGAAGTACAGCC